From Sinorhizobium sp. RAC02, a single genomic window includes:
- a CDS encoding DUF2218 domain-containing protein, protein MIESAAYLKTEHGSKYLVQLCKHFAHKVDVTYSDNHGKCRFDRGVATLDADAAGLRVTVKADDEESLGWGQSVIESHLVRFAFREELGAFDWQRQGEAA, encoded by the coding sequence ATGATCGAATCCGCCGCCTATTTGAAGACCGAGCACGGCTCGAAATATCTGGTGCAATTGTGCAAGCACTTCGCCCACAAGGTTGACGTCACCTACTCGGACAATCACGGCAAATGCCGCTTCGACCGTGGCGTCGCCACGCTGGACGCGGATGCGGCCGGTCTGCGCGTGACGGTGAAGGCGGACGATGAGGAGAGCCTCGGCTGGGGCCAGTCGGTCATCGAATCCCATCTTGTCCGGTTTGCTTTCCGCGAAGAGCTCGGCGCCTTCGACTGGCAGCGTCAGGGCGAGGCCGCCTGA
- a CDS encoding transporter substrate-binding domain-containing protein codes for MKTLFMRLAVGAAFVAAAVSAQAGETLDRVMEKKAMVVATNSGWPPQSYLDDSNEMVGFDIDVSREIAKRLGVEVTFDTPDWATLTGGRWQGRYDLGVGSVTPTKARAQVIDFVGIYYYSPYVYVVHKDSGAKTVTDLNGKVIGVETATTSEDFINRKLEIDAPGLPPIEYKLEPGEVRTFADSMLPFDDLRLGAGVRLDAVIAPEQTALNAIKNGYPLRVLDGDYAFREPLVVIAEKVDPEWTAKVGGIIEEMKKDGTLGTLTTKWYGKDYSAD; via the coding sequence ATGAAAACGCTCTTCATGCGACTGGCCGTAGGTGCCGCTTTCGTCGCAGCCGCCGTCTCGGCCCAGGCCGGCGAGACGCTTGACCGCGTCATGGAAAAGAAGGCGATGGTCGTTGCCACCAACAGCGGCTGGCCGCCCCAGAGCTATCTGGACGACAGCAACGAGATGGTCGGCTTCGACATCGACGTGTCGCGCGAGATCGCCAAGCGCCTCGGCGTCGAGGTCACCTTCGATACCCCGGACTGGGCGACGCTGACGGGTGGCCGCTGGCAGGGTCGTTACGATCTCGGCGTCGGCTCCGTGACGCCCACCAAGGCGCGCGCCCAGGTCATCGACTTCGTCGGCATCTATTACTACAGCCCCTATGTCTACGTTGTGCACAAGGACAGCGGCGCGAAGACCGTCACCGATCTCAACGGCAAGGTCATCGGCGTCGAGACGGCAACGACATCGGAAGACTTCATCAACCGCAAGCTGGAAATCGATGCGCCGGGCCTGCCGCCGATCGAATACAAGCTGGAGCCGGGCGAGGTTCGCACCTTCGCCGATTCCATGCTGCCCTTCGATGACCTGCGCCTCGGCGCCGGTGTGCGTCTCGATGCCGTGATCGCGCCGGAACAGACCGCGCTCAACGCCATCAAGAATGGCTATCCGCTGCGCGTTCTGGATGGCGACTATGCCTTCCGCGAGCCGCTCGTCGTCATCGCCGAAAAGGTCGATCCGGAATGGACCGCCAAGGTCGGCGGCATCATCGAAGAGATGAAGAAGGACGGCACGCTCGGCACGCTCACCACCAAGTGGTACGGCAAGGACTACAGCGCCGACTGA
- a CDS encoding FAD-binding oxidoreductase — protein MAYPDTYYKRTMADQTARAALSGTVECDAVIVGGGLAGLSAALQLARAGKRVTVLEAESIGFGASGRNGGFVGPGYATGGDDIARVVGKSAARQLHQLSVEGMEFIRENIQSLGIVDAKPEPGIMSVLRYDDGAGLKAYAEATRRDYGCELEYMDRDAVRSVLKSERYFQALRNPNAFHMHPLNYLRAIAQEIERLGGRICEQSPATSVDLSGAEKQVTTAGGVVKARDVVFTTGGYTGALNGRLKRSFLPIATYVMVSEEAPELIASAITTRNAIGDNRRAGDYYRVVDGGRRLLWGGRITTHAASTAGLVKELRDEMVGTYPQLAGLKTELAWSGLMSYARHLMPQIGRMSPGVWYCTAFGGHGLNTTAIGGKVIAEGILGESERYKLYEPFGLVWAGGLAGLAVAQLTYWKLQAQDWWRERAA, from the coding sequence ATGGCCTATCCGGACACCTATTACAAACGCACCATGGCGGACCAGACGGCGCGCGCCGCCCTTTCGGGCACGGTCGAATGCGACGCGGTCATCGTCGGCGGCGGCCTTGCCGGCCTTTCGGCCGCCTTGCAGCTTGCCCGCGCCGGCAAGCGCGTCACGGTTCTGGAAGCCGAAAGCATCGGTTTCGGCGCCTCCGGGCGCAATGGCGGTTTCGTTGGGCCAGGCTACGCAACGGGCGGCGACGATATCGCGCGCGTTGTCGGCAAAAGCGCGGCACGCCAACTCCACCAGCTTTCCGTCGAGGGCATGGAGTTCATTCGCGAGAATATCCAGTCGCTCGGCATCGTGGATGCCAAGCCTGAGCCGGGCATCATGAGCGTGCTGCGCTACGATGATGGCGCGGGCCTCAAGGCCTATGCGGAAGCGACACGCAGGGACTATGGCTGCGAACTTGAATATATGGATCGCGATGCCGTGCGTTCGGTGCTGAAATCCGAACGCTATTTCCAGGCCCTGCGCAATCCGAACGCCTTCCACATGCATCCGCTCAACTATCTGCGGGCCATAGCACAGGAAATCGAACGCCTTGGCGGGCGAATCTGCGAACAGTCGCCAGCGACGTCCGTGGATCTTTCCGGTGCGGAAAAGCAGGTAACGACGGCTGGCGGTGTGGTGAAGGCCCGCGACGTGGTTTTCACGACGGGCGGCTATACTGGCGCGCTGAACGGCAGGCTGAAGCGCTCGTTCCTACCGATCGCCACCTATGTCATGGTGAGCGAAGAAGCGCCGGAGCTGATCGCCTCGGCGATCACCACCAGAAATGCGATCGGCGACAACCGTAGGGCAGGCGACTACTACCGCGTCGTCGACGGCGGCCGCCGCCTGCTCTGGGGCGGGCGCATTACCACCCATGCCGCTTCGACGGCGGGTCTCGTCAAGGAACTGCGCGACGAAATGGTCGGCACCTATCCGCAGCTTGCCGGCCTGAAGACGGAACTCGCCTGGTCGGGCCTGATGTCCTACGCCCGGCACCTGATGCCCCAGATCGGGCGCATGAGCCCCGGCGTCTGGTACTGCACCGCGTTCGGCGGGCACGGCCTCAACACGACGGCGATCGGCGGCAAGGTGATTGCCGAAGGCATTCTGGGCGAAAGCGAGCGCTACAAGCTGTATGAACCCTTCGGCCTCGTCTGGGCCGGCGGTCTTGCGGGGCTCGCCGTGGCGCAGCTCACCTATTGGAAGCTCCAGGCACAGGACTGGTGGCGCGAGCGCGCCGCCTGA
- a CDS encoding amino acid ABC transporter permease — protein sequence MIGRLILTYPETSRRAGGLLILAMVTAALYSIGVSSAWLGHLLPSSATWLGENPAAGRLVSAVLIALIVAANWKALRQLSRRQQTIAVWVELFSLLMLFFYSFDLSFAFIAKKVGFLITQGVTTTLYISAISIIIATIIALAGAIAKLSNNGVIYGLATFYTSLFRGLPLLMQIYIIYLGLPQVGYVIGAVPAGILALSLCYGAYMTEIFRAGIQSIDRGQTEGATALGLSPAQTMTLVILPQAMRVIIPPTGNQFIAMLKDSSLVSVVGVWEIMYLARTMGQTEFRHIEMLITASMIYWILSIGLEYAQSRIEERFGRFNAR from the coding sequence ATGATCGGTCGACTGATACTCACCTACCCTGAAACATCACGCAGGGCCGGCGGCCTGCTGATCCTCGCCATGGTGACGGCGGCGCTTTACTCCATCGGCGTCAGTTCCGCCTGGCTTGGGCATCTCCTGCCGTCCTCGGCAACCTGGCTTGGCGAGAACCCGGCAGCCGGGCGACTTGTCTCGGCGGTGTTGATCGCCCTTATCGTAGCCGCGAACTGGAAGGCGCTGCGCCAGCTGTCGCGCCGCCAGCAGACCATCGCCGTCTGGGTCGAGCTGTTCTCGCTCCTGATGCTGTTCTTCTATTCCTTCGACCTCTCCTTCGCCTTCATCGCCAAGAAGGTGGGCTTTCTCATCACGCAGGGCGTGACGACGACGCTCTACATTTCCGCGATCTCCATCATCATCGCCACGATCATCGCGCTTGCCGGCGCCATTGCAAAACTCTCGAACAATGGCGTCATCTACGGCCTTGCGACCTTCTACACCTCGCTGTTCCGCGGCCTGCCGCTGCTCATGCAGATCTACATCATCTATCTCGGCCTGCCGCAGGTGGGCTATGTGATCGGCGCCGTCCCGGCCGGCATCCTCGCGCTGTCGCTCTGCTACGGCGCCTACATGACCGAAATCTTCCGCGCCGGCATCCAGAGCATCGACCGCGGGCAGACGGAGGGCGCCACCGCGCTCGGCCTCAGCCCGGCACAGACGATGACGCTCGTCATCCTTCCGCAGGCCATGCGCGTCATCATCCCGCCGACCGGCAACCAGTTCATCGCCATGTTGAAGGATTCGTCGCTCGTATCGGTCGTCGGCGTCTGGGAAATCATGTATCTCGCCCGCACCATGGGTCAGACCGAGTTCCGCCATATCGAGATGCTGATCACGGCCTCGATGATCTACTGGATTCTTTCGATCGGGCTGGAATATGCCCAGTCCCGCATCGAGGAACGGTTCGGTCGCTTCAATGCCCGCTGA
- a CDS encoding DMT family transporter, protein MPAEAQAMNGGGAPIAPSNGRGALIVLVAFSIFSGTDAIVKIMAADMPAPQVTFLVTVTALALLLVHALVTGRVRRLVPRQPSLAFWRALLLAVDTLLIHYAFAKLPLAEAYLIAFLTPILVAMLGFFLLGERLSTVGWAGVLIGFAGVAVALKPGVAPLNLGHAAALGSAVFFAFSLILLRRAKLAETDEALVASLLVVMTPVALGVAASSGGLIAIGLADLGFALAGGAMMLGGHALLVRAFRVGEASVVAPFQYSQIIWGCLYGVLLFATPVEMHTLAGAAIIIFSGWLVLK, encoded by the coding sequence ATGCCCGCTGAGGCGCAGGCTATGAATGGCGGCGGCGCACCCATCGCGCCGTCGAACGGCCGCGGTGCGCTGATCGTGCTCGTGGCCTTTTCGATCTTTTCCGGAACCGACGCCATCGTGAAGATCATGGCGGCCGATATGCCGGCACCACAGGTGACATTCCTCGTCACCGTCACGGCGCTCGCTTTGCTGCTCGTCCATGCCCTCGTGACGGGGCGTGTGCGCCGGCTGGTGCCGCGCCAGCCGAGCCTTGCCTTCTGGCGTGCTCTGCTGCTTGCCGTGGATACCCTCTTGATCCACTACGCATTCGCAAAACTGCCCTTGGCGGAAGCCTATCTCATTGCCTTCCTGACGCCGATCCTCGTTGCCATGCTCGGTTTCTTCCTGCTCGGAGAGCGGCTCTCCACAGTGGGTTGGGCGGGTGTGCTGATCGGCTTTGCCGGCGTGGCCGTCGCGCTGAAGCCGGGCGTCGCACCGCTCAATCTCGGCCATGCCGCAGCCCTCGGCTCGGCGGTGTTCTTTGCGTTTTCGCTCATCCTGCTGCGCCGGGCGAAGCTTGCGGAGACGGACGAGGCGCTCGTCGCAAGCCTGCTGGTCGTCATGACGCCGGTCGCCCTGGGGGTCGCCGCCAGCTCCGGTGGTCTGATCGCGATCGGCCTTGCCGATCTGGGGTTCGCGCTGGCCGGCGGCGCCATGATGCTCGGCGGTCATGCGCTGCTGGTGCGGGCCTTCCGGGTCGGCGAAGCGTCGGTGGTGGCGCCGTTCCAGTACAGCCAGATCATCTGGGGCTGCCTCTATGGTGTGCTTCTCTTTGCAACACCGGTCGAGATGCACACGCTTGCCGGGGCGGCGATCATCATCTTTTCAGGCTGGCTGGTCCTGAAGTAG
- a CDS encoding PfkB family carbohydrate kinase yields MRPLRFAAVGDNCIDRFRPPVSQSLVGGNAVNVAVQLAHLGWTSLYFGAVGPDAAGRRTRTLLSANGVDVTYLGERPGITAYTEIDVLPSGDRVFVYEDFGACAGYRPNDAEVALLKSMDHVHIGWMDDGGALRRALAAAGVSVSQDISVNADPSNLGTDGLSIAFASAGGDDDVAEILLQRLLANGVPLAVVTRGSKGSLASDGVDRVEIGIRPVDVVDTTGAGDSFIAGFLSARIAGQPLLQCLEAGRDQAAVTCMHVGGFPQEPQPL; encoded by the coding sequence ATGAGACCCCTCCGCTTCGCCGCCGTCGGCGACAATTGCATCGACCGTTTCCGCCCGCCCGTCTCGCAGTCCCTTGTCGGCGGCAATGCGGTTAATGTCGCCGTGCAGCTCGCCCATCTCGGCTGGACATCGCTCTATTTCGGCGCTGTCGGTCCCGATGCGGCCGGCAGGCGGACACGCACATTGCTCTCGGCAAATGGCGTCGATGTCACCTATCTTGGCGAACGCCCCGGCATCACCGCCTACACCGAGATCGACGTTTTGCCCTCCGGCGACCGCGTCTTTGTCTACGAGGATTTTGGCGCCTGCGCCGGCTACAGGCCGAACGATGCGGAAGTCGCCCTCCTCAAGAGCATGGATCACGTCCATATCGGCTGGATGGACGATGGCGGCGCCCTGCGCCGGGCGCTTGCTGCTGCCGGCGTCAGCGTCTCGCAGGACATTTCGGTCAATGCGGATCCGTCCAATCTCGGCACCGATGGCCTCTCCATCGCCTTCGCCTCGGCGGGCGGCGACGACGACGTGGCCGAGATCCTGTTGCAGCGCCTTCTCGCAAATGGGGTGCCGCTCGCCGTCGTCACGCGTGGCAGCAAGGGCTCGCTCGCCAGCGATGGCGTGGACCGCGTCGAGATTGGCATCCGGCCGGTCGATGTGGTCGATACGACCGGTGCCGGCGACAGTTTCATAGCCGGCTTTCTCTCGGCCCGCATCGCCGGCCAGCCGCTATTGCAATGCCTTGAGGCCGGTCGCGATCAGGCAGCAGTAACCTGCATGCATGTCGGCGGGTTTCCGCAGGAGCCGCAGCCGCTATAG
- a CDS encoding SIS domain-containing protein, producing MLNFDEQRFLRIQSGAVGLQARLESVVGSCLSAGAENIFFLGTGGAAILMQPAAQLLQRRSRFPAFIDMPAELVLTGSANLTDKSIIVMPSLSGTTKESVALLDKLKAIGATVITLVGHAETPLGKGGDHVFINFAEDDTSCESFYLQSLFVALAILKHRGEIENHDALIAELARMPELLLGVKRAYEPKAEAFAAVLAGSDYHIVTGAGNVWPEAFYYGMCILEEMQWIRTRPVHASDFFHGTLELVEKGVSVILFKGEDALRPLADRVQAFVPSYTDKLAVLDTAEFDLPGISPEVRALVSPVLLATVLERISAHLEVMRNHPLTTRRYYKRVTY from the coding sequence ATGTTGAATTTTGACGAGCAGAGATTCCTCCGCATCCAGTCTGGCGCAGTCGGCTTGCAGGCGCGGCTGGAAAGCGTGGTCGGCTCCTGCCTGTCGGCGGGCGCAGAAAACATCTTCTTCCTTGGCACAGGCGGCGCGGCAATCCTGATGCAACCGGCGGCGCAATTGTTGCAACGCCGCTCGCGTTTCCCCGCCTTCATCGACATGCCGGCGGAACTCGTGCTCACCGGCTCGGCCAATCTGACCGACAAGTCGATCATCGTCATGCCCTCCCTCTCCGGTACGACAAAGGAGAGTGTGGCGCTGCTCGACAAGCTGAAGGCGATCGGTGCGACGGTCATCACGCTGGTGGGGCATGCGGAAACGCCGCTCGGCAAGGGCGGCGACCATGTCTTCATCAACTTCGCCGAGGATGACACGTCCTGCGAGTCGTTCTATCTCCAGTCGCTCTTCGTCGCGCTCGCGATCCTGAAACATCGCGGTGAAATCGAAAACCATGACGCGCTCATCGCCGAACTCGCCCGCATGCCGGAACTGCTGCTGGGGGTGAAGCGCGCCTATGAGCCAAAGGCGGAGGCTTTCGCCGCGGTGCTGGCGGGCTCCGACTACCATATCGTCACCGGCGCCGGAAACGTCTGGCCGGAAGCCTTCTACTACGGCATGTGCATCCTGGAAGAAATGCAGTGGATCCGCACCCGCCCGGTGCATGCCTCCGACTTCTTCCACGGCACGCTGGAACTGGTAGAGAAGGGCGTGAGCGTCATCCTCTTCAAGGGTGAAGATGCGTTGCGCCCGCTCGCCGACCGCGTCCAGGCTTTCGTTCCTAGCTATACGGACAAGCTGGCGGTGTTGGACACCGCCGAATTCGACCTGCCGGGCATTTCGCCGGAGGTGCGGGCACTGGTCTCGCCGGTGCTGCTGGCGACCGTGCTGGAGCGCATCAGCGCGCATCTCGAGGTCATGCGCAACCACCCTCTGACGACGCGGCGCTACTACAAGCGTGTCACCTACTGA
- a CDS encoding GntR family transcriptional regulator — protein sequence MDEPLRDSRTLAVQLRDRIADLIRDEGLRPGDKLPTEAQLTQRFKISRPALREALKLLEQDDVIYVEHGRGRFVSALSAVQVDRPITVFESVTDMTRQYGYRPVNKVLSISEETPDTRVAEGLRLGPTDRVIRIERIRLHEDEPILYCVDYLPRGIIPGRLYDIDWSGSLLNLLEEYGNRPRMSAASVSAVLLPDEVIERHGLRDFGPALLITEVCFNAAGEPVNYAIDYHRGSHFSFSLTRK from the coding sequence GTGGACGAGCCCCTTCGCGATTCGCGCACCCTCGCCGTCCAGCTACGCGACCGGATTGCCGACCTGATCCGTGACGAGGGACTGCGGCCGGGCGACAAGCTGCCGACCGAGGCGCAACTCACCCAGCGTTTCAAGATTTCCCGGCCCGCTCTGCGCGAGGCGCTGAAACTGCTCGAACAGGACGACGTGATCTATGTGGAGCATGGCCGCGGGCGTTTCGTCTCGGCGCTCTCCGCAGTCCAGGTCGACCGGCCGATCACCGTCTTCGAGAGCGTCACCGACATGACGCGCCAATACGGCTACCGCCCAGTCAACAAGGTTCTGTCGATCTCGGAAGAGACACCGGACACGCGCGTCGCCGAGGGTCTGCGATTGGGCCCAACCGACCGCGTCATCCGTATCGAGCGCATTCGCCTGCATGAAGACGAGCCGATTCTCTACTGCGTTGACTACCTGCCGCGCGGCATCATCCCGGGCCGGCTCTACGATATCGACTGGAGCGGGTCGCTCCTGAATCTTCTCGAGGAGTACGGCAACCGCCCCCGCATGTCGGCGGCGAGCGTTTCCGCCGTGCTGTTGCCGGACGAGGTGATCGAGCGCCATGGCCTGCGGGATTTCGGCCCGGCACTGCTGATCACCGAAGTCTGTTTCAACGCGGCCGGCGAGCCGGTCAATTATGCGATCGATTACCATCGCGGCAGTCATTTTTCCTTCAGCCTGACGCGCAAATAG
- a CDS encoding SDR family NAD(P)-dependent oxidoreductase produces the protein MTDQATRRVALIAGGAGGMGAAIAARLSAGGYAVAIADLESERLTATVERLAGEGGDALAVPLDMRKVASCASAVEAVIGWRGRLDVVVNSAGVWREGDSVTMTEADWDIVMDVNLKGAFFLIQAAIPHLGAGTSIVNIASDAGLVGNNGAAIYCASKGGLVLLTKALALELAPRQIRVNAVCPGDVATPMIEFQADRYGDGDPDGYKAKLLANYPQKAAARFIKPEEIARMVAFLCEPDAAPITGAALSVDFGVTAGY, from the coding sequence ATGACCGATCAGGCCACCCGAAGAGTAGCGCTCATTGCCGGCGGGGCCGGCGGCATGGGGGCGGCGATCGCTGCACGGCTATCCGCCGGCGGTTATGCCGTTGCCATCGCGGATCTCGAATCGGAACGACTGACCGCAACGGTGGAAAGGCTCGCGGGCGAGGGCGGCGATGCGCTCGCCGTTCCGCTCGACATGCGCAAGGTCGCCTCCTGCGCTTCTGCGGTTGAGGCTGTGATCGGCTGGCGCGGCCGCCTCGACGTGGTCGTCAATTCCGCCGGCGTCTGGCGCGAAGGCGATTCCGTGACAATGACCGAGGCGGACTGGGACATCGTCATGGACGTCAATCTCAAGGGGGCGTTCTTCCTCATCCAAGCCGCCATTCCGCATCTCGGCGCCGGCACCTCGATCGTCAACATCGCCTCGGACGCGGGCCTCGTCGGCAACAATGGCGCGGCCATCTACTGTGCCTCGAAGGGTGGGCTCGTGCTCCTCACCAAGGCTTTGGCGCTGGAACTCGCCCCGCGCCAGATCCGCGTCAATGCCGTCTGCCCGGGCGATGTCGCGACGCCGATGATCGAGTTCCAAGCCGACCGTTATGGCGACGGCGATCCGGATGGCTACAAGGCGAAGCTGCTCGCCAATTATCCACAGAAGGCGGCGGCGCGCTTCATCAAGCCCGAGGAAATCGCCCGCATGGTGGCCTTCCTCTGCGAACCGGACGCGGCACCGATCACGGGTGCCGCGCTGTCGGTCGATTTCGGCGTGACGGCAGGCTACTGA
- a CDS encoding SDR family NAD(P)-dependent oxidoreductase has product MQRKTAIITGAGAKDGIGFACAKSLAEEGYAVHLVATSDRILARAEELRAADFSATGHLCDLTSKAAVEKLRQVTGPAAVLVNNAGMGSLAQPALQRHFVDLEEEDWDHGISVTLKTAFLATRIYLPDMLADGYGRVVNVASVTGPYVANPGETAYSAAKAGMVGMTHALALEAGPRGVTINAVAPGWIETGASTEEERRAAQATPCGRAGRPDEVAAAVAFLASPKASYINGAVLVVDGGNILQEAKH; this is encoded by the coding sequence ATGCAGCGCAAGACAGCGATTATCACAGGGGCGGGGGCGAAGGACGGCATCGGCTTTGCCTGCGCAAAAAGCCTTGCCGAAGAAGGGTATGCGGTTCATCTCGTCGCAACCAGCGACCGCATCCTCGCCCGCGCCGAAGAGCTTCGCGCGGCGGATTTCTCGGCCACGGGCCATCTCTGTGATCTCACCTCCAAGGCCGCCGTCGAAAAGCTCCGGCAGGTGACCGGGCCGGCGGCCGTGCTCGTCAACAATGCCGGCATGGGCAGCCTCGCCCAGCCGGCGCTCCAGCGGCATTTCGTGGACCTGGAGGAAGAGGACTGGGACCACGGCATTTCAGTCACCCTCAAGACGGCCTTCCTCGCCACCCGCATCTACCTGCCGGACATGCTGGCGGACGGCTATGGCCGGGTCGTCAATGTCGCATCGGTGACCGGCCCCTATGTCGCCAATCCCGGCGAGACCGCCTATTCCGCCGCCAAGGCCGGCATGGTGGGCATGACGCATGCGCTGGCGCTCGAAGCCGGCCCGCGCGGCGTCACCATCAATGCAGTGGCGCCCGGCTGGATCGAAACCGGCGCCTCCACGGAAGAGGAACGCCGTGCCGCGCAGGCCACGCCCTGCGGCCGCGCCGGCCGGCCGGACGAAGTGGCCGCCGCGGTCGCCTTCCTCGCCTCGCCGAAAGCCAGCTACATAAATGGTGCGGTTCTCGTCGTGGATGGCGGCAACATCCTGCAAGAGGCAAAGCACTGA
- a CDS encoding RidA family protein, whose product MADYDAPFFIEDTDESEISSDVAGLGNLLVTTHIPLAADGSLETGDIKTQSIATLESLKTSLEKAGSSLADVMHLTIYLTDMAERPAFNEVYCAYFKKPYPVRCAVGAAALADPGMKVEVTAMAARRRRV is encoded by the coding sequence ATGGCTGACTACGACGCACCCTTCTTCATCGAGGATACCGACGAGAGCGAGATTTCCTCCGACGTCGCCGGCCTCGGCAACCTGCTTGTCACCACGCATATTCCACTCGCCGCGGACGGCTCGCTGGAAACCGGGGACATCAAGACCCAGAGCATCGCGACGCTGGAAAGCCTGAAGACCTCGCTGGAAAAAGCCGGCAGCAGCCTTGCCGACGTGATGCACCTGACGATCTATCTCACCGACATGGCCGAGCGTCCGGCCTTCAACGAGGTCTACTGCGCCTATTTTAAGAAGCCCTATCCGGTCCGCTGTGCCGTCGGCGCCGCGGCCCTTGCCGACCCCGGCATGAAGGTCGAGGTGACGGCGATGGCGGCGCGGCGCAGGCGCGTCTGA
- a CDS encoding flavin reductase family protein, translating to MNAHVENTLFNVRDTAALDHPADADHLKAALRTLGGGVSIITAGEGESRTGATVTSATALSMEPARMLVSLNRTSSTWPVVERYGHLGINIVGASHEALADQFAGRGGLRGPDRYRGAEWTTAVSGAPLLVDAVAAIDCTVEEAIERHSHVIVIGRVLAIRIGTGHSLLYQDGRYHAVPR from the coding sequence ATGAATGCGCATGTCGAAAACACTCTCTTCAACGTCCGTGACACGGCGGCACTCGATCACCCGGCGGATGCCGATCACCTGAAAGCGGCCCTGCGCACACTGGGCGGCGGCGTCAGCATCATCACGGCAGGCGAGGGCGAAAGCCGCACGGGCGCGACCGTCACCTCCGCGACGGCTCTGTCCATGGAGCCGGCGCGTATGCTCGTCTCCCTCAATCGCACCTCGTCCACCTGGCCCGTCGTCGAGCGCTACGGCCATCTCGGCATCAACATCGTCGGTGCCAGCCATGAAGCGCTCGCCGACCAGTTCGCCGGGCGCGGCGGCCTTCGTGGGCCGGACCGCTATCGGGGTGCCGAATGGACCACGGCCGTCAGCGGCGCGCCGCTGCTCGTCGATGCCGTCGCGGCGATCGATTGTACCGTCGAGGAAGCCATCGAGCGGCACAGCCACGTCATCGTTATCGGCAGGGTTCTGGCGATCCGCATCGGCACCGGTCATTCGCTGCTCTATCAGGACGGTCGCTATCACGCCGTGCCCCGGTAA